The Thermotoga neapolitana DSM 4359 sequence CCGGGAGAGATGATAGAATACGTTCTCACTTCCTTCTACTCCGAATACCTTGAAGCGCGGTATCCTGACTTCCGTGAAAGAGAGATGGACATAGAGAGACTGGTCGAAATAGCCTCCCGTTACACAGATCTGGAAAATTTCCTGACGGACCTTGCCGTGACGGAGGACGTTGAGATACAGAGAGAAGCCTTTCAGAAGGAGGGAAAGGTTACCCTCACCACGGTCCATCAGGCAAAGGGTCTCGAGTGGAGAGTAGTCTTTGTCATATCCGTGAATCCGGGAGACTTTCCAAACTATTTTGCGATCTCGGAGGGAAACCTTGACGAGGAAGAGAGGATCTTCTACGTGGCCATAACGAGAGCCAAAGAGCAACTTTACATCTCCTACCAGGTCACGGGTGCTTCGTATCCCTATCGCGGAAACAGATTCATCATGAGAAGTGGAGAGAACTTCATCGACAGGATTCCTCCTGATCTTGTGGAGATGTGGGAAGTTAGATGAAAAGATCAACTCAACAGCCAGACGTTCTCTACGAACACCCTTTTCAAACCTTTTTCGATGGCCTTCTGTTTTACCCTCTCCATGTGCTGTTTTCTGGTGGTGGGAAGGTCACTCATCAGATGTTGAGGTGCAAAAGCCAGAAGCACGAAGGGAATATCTGGATCCACCGATGAAACGTATTCTGCGATTCCCTCTATTTCTTCTTCATCGATGTAGTGCGGTATCACAAGGACGCTGACGACAAGAAGGGGCATCTCTCTTCCTTTGCCCATGGATGCGACCAGACGAACGTTCTCCTTTATTCTCGAAACAGCCTTTCTGCCATCAACTCCTGTCAGTGCCTCATAAACTGTGGGTGAAAAGGCCTTCCAGTCTATCTTCACTGTGCCTCCTGTTTCAAGGCTGATTCTTGCCATGTTCTCCATGATCCTGGGATGAGCAAGTCCGTTTGTTTCCCAGCAGATTCTTCTCTTTTTCTTCAACTTTCTTGCGAATTCCAGTGCAAAAATGCTCCACGGTGTGGGATCTCCTCCAAAAAAGCACACACAGGACACGCGGGGATTCATGGCAACTTCTATCAGTTCATCGAGGTCCACTACTTTTCCTTCGGAGATTCTCCCATCTTT is a genomic window containing:
- a CDS encoding radical SAM protein, with the protein product MRVCRVCGQTFEEICESIGVCVNCLRKGNLEFARNSHRKWREEIGLPSDAAEHEKGLKCPLCVNACAIPEGEVGFCGVLRNEGNRLIYITGSHRKALLHWYYDPHPTNCVALPVCPEKDHRGFYNLAVFFAGCNLDCLFCQNIDHKYMVKDGRISEGKVVDLDELIEVAMNPRVSCVCFFGGDPTPWSIFALEFARKLKKKRRICWETNGLAHPRIMENMARISLETGGTVKIDWKAFSPTVYEALTGVDGRKAVSRIKENVRLVASMGKGREMPLLVVSVLVIPHYIDEEEIEGIAEYVSSVDPDIPFVLLAFAPQHLMSDLPTTRKQHMERVKQKAIEKGLKRVFVENVWLLS